One region of Bacillus pumilus genomic DNA includes:
- a CDS encoding 3'-5' exonuclease, with product MAITLPESIKSTATAGERILFRTLKEYLPDDYIVHYEPNINGFRPDFVIIGPDLGVLVLEVKDYTKNTIRELNDNTWGILNSSGDLHRVKSPLVQSREYAFKIKDMLEKDIDLINTEGKYQFKLKFPYGYGVVFTRLHEEQLLKNKVYEVINPHFILSRDQIDPDNDHFDPEILIEKLFDMFHVPFKLNTPLSSDELERIRYHLYKEIRVGADVEPVPYQEKLLLSFRNIKTMDLHQENLAKQIGDKHRLIRGVAGSGKTLILATRAKMLAEQLPNWKILILCYNVALKQNIKQMIHSKFTEPDDFLTSDHRKTPNLNNIQILNFHHWIKKEHGISELEIDDYIEKIENDALTPVKYDAILIDEGQDFEGSWLHLISLCLDQETQSLLLVEDRAQDIYRKNRSYVKDTGLDFRGRSRILNINYRNTSQIVDFGWKFYDSHRALDLKLKQEQTETIEIIPPKKTKRKGPEVDLLRCKTFNEEIEEITKQIVDQHFEKNIPYSEMAILYRIKGHNSHYISAIQSAFQTKNIPYNWITENGATKHKFNPEEETVKICSLDSSKGLDFHSVFIVKADLMPLKYEEDQEKEVSLMYIGMTRAKEYLSISYSGVSSFTKYFEDVKGKEPILDYK from the coding sequence ATGGCAATTACATTACCAGAAAGTATTAAAAGTACTGCTACTGCAGGAGAACGAATTTTATTTCGAACATTAAAGGAATATCTACCCGATGATTATATTGTTCATTATGAGCCTAATATCAATGGATTTAGACCAGACTTTGTGATAATTGGTCCTGATTTAGGAGTATTAGTTTTGGAAGTAAAAGATTACACCAAAAATACAATAAGAGAGCTAAACGATAATACCTGGGGCATTTTAAATTCTTCTGGTGATTTACATAGAGTGAAGAGTCCCCTAGTTCAATCAAGAGAGTATGCTTTTAAAATAAAAGATATGCTTGAGAAAGACATTGATTTAATCAATACAGAAGGGAAATATCAGTTTAAATTAAAGTTTCCTTATGGTTATGGTGTCGTCTTCACTAGGCTTCATGAAGAACAACTTTTAAAAAATAAAGTATATGAGGTTATTAATCCACATTTTATTTTATCGCGTGATCAGATTGATCCGGATAATGACCATTTTGATCCTGAGATCTTAATAGAAAAATTGTTTGATATGTTTCATGTGCCTTTCAAGTTAAATACGCCATTATCATCTGACGAATTAGAAAGGATTCGTTATCATCTATACAAAGAAATACGCGTTGGAGCAGATGTTGAACCAGTCCCATACCAAGAAAAACTGTTATTATCTTTTCGCAACATTAAAACGATGGATCTGCATCAAGAAAACTTGGCTAAACAGATTGGTGATAAACATCGGCTAATTAGAGGAGTAGCAGGAAGCGGTAAAACCTTAATCTTAGCGACTCGAGCAAAAATGTTAGCTGAACAACTTCCGAATTGGAAGATATTAATACTCTGTTACAATGTAGCTTTGAAACAAAATATTAAACAAATGATTCATTCTAAATTTACAGAACCAGATGATTTTCTGACATCCGATCATAGAAAGACACCAAATTTAAATAATATACAAATATTAAATTTTCATCACTGGATTAAAAAAGAGCATGGTATTTCAGAACTTGAGATAGATGATTACATTGAAAAGATAGAAAATGATGCTTTAACTCCTGTAAAGTATGATGCCATTTTAATTGACGAAGGGCAGGACTTTGAAGGGAGCTGGCTGCATCTCATCAGTTTATGCTTAGATCAAGAGACGCAATCTTTACTTTTAGTAGAAGATAGAGCGCAAGATATCTATCGGAAAAATAGAAGCTATGTGAAAGATACGGGGCTTGATTTTAGAGGTAGGTCTAGAATCTTAAATATAAATTATCGTAATACGTCACAAATTGTGGATTTTGGATGGAAATTTTACGATAGCCATAGAGCTTTAGATCTTAAATTAAAACAAGAACAGACAGAGACAATCGAAATCATCCCTCCAAAAAAGACGAAACGTAAAGGACCAGAGGTAGATCTTTTAAGATGTAAAACCTTTAATGAAGAAATAGAGGAAATTACTAAACAGATAGTGGATCAACATTTTGAAAAGAACATACCTTACTCTGAAATGGCCATTTTATATCGTATAAAGGGGCATAATAGTCATTATATATCCGCGATTCAATCGGCATTTCAAACAAAGAATATTCCTTACAATTGGATAACTGAAAATGGTGCAACCAAACATAAGTTCAATCCAGAGGAAGAGACAGTCAAAATTTGTTCCCTCGATAGTAGTAAAGGTCTCGACTTCCACTCAGTTTTTATTGTGAAAGCTGATTTAATGCCATTAAAGTATGAAGAGGATCAAGAAAAAGAAGTGTCTTTAATGTATATAGGAATGACTCGTGCTAAAGAGTATTTATCAATATCTTATTCAGGTGTTTCATCGTTTACTAAGTATTTTGAAGATGTAAAGGGTAAAGAGCCGATATTAGACTATAAATAA